One segment of Spiroplasma cantharicola DNA contains the following:
- the rplP gene encoding 50S ribosomal protein L16 codes for MLMPKRVKFRRPHRVSYEGKAKGGKFIAFGEYGLMSLDGNWITSRQIEAARIAMTRYMKRFGKVWIRIFPHMAITKKPLEVRMGSGKGSPEEWVAVVKTGQFMFEVGGVSEEVAREALRLAMHKLPVRCKIVKRGDE; via the coding sequence ATGTTAATGCCCAAAAGAGTTAAATTCCGTCGTCCTCACAGAGTGAGTTATGAAGGAAAAGCAAAAGGTGGAAAGTTTATTGCATTTGGTGAGTATGGCTTAATGTCATTAGATGGTAATTGAATTACTTCAAGACAAATAGAGGCAGCTCGTATTGCTATGACACGTTATATGAAACGTTTTGGTAAAGTTTGAATTAGAATATTCCCTCATATGGCAATAACTAAAAAGCCATTAGAAGTACGTATGGGTTCAGGGAAAGGATCTCCTGAAGAATGAGTAGCAGTTGTTAAAACTGGCCAATTCATGTTTGAAGTTGGTGGAGTTTCAGAAGAAGTTGCTCGTGAAGCCTTACGTTTAGCAATGCATAAATTACCAGTGCGTTGCAAAATCGTTAAGAGAGGTGATGAATAA
- the rpsC gene encoding 30S ribosomal protein S3, protein MGQKVSPNVLRIGIIRGWDNRWYAEKGEYVKWLHQDIKIRKAVEKQLKNAAVSKIEIERTKKEITLVIRSARPAIVLGQEGKNVENIVLTVRKTIKDRKADVKVKVIEIKNPDVDAKLVAQFIGEQITNRASFRTVQKLAIRKALKAGAKGIKTAVSGRLGGVEMARTEGYLEGSVPLSTLRSDIDYALYEARTTYGQIGVKVWINHGEIIGKQNQNNSKVIEDKKPQRTPREVK, encoded by the coding sequence ATGGGACAAAAAGTATCTCCAAATGTTTTACGTATAGGTATTATTAGAGGTTGAGATAACCGTTGATATGCTGAAAAAGGTGAATATGTTAAGTGATTACATCAAGATATCAAAATTAGAAAAGCTGTTGAAAAGCAATTAAAAAATGCAGCTGTTTCAAAAATTGAAATCGAAAGAACAAAAAAAGAAATCACTCTAGTAATTCGTTCTGCACGTCCAGCTATAGTTCTTGGACAAGAAGGTAAAAACGTTGAAAATATAGTTTTAACAGTAAGAAAAACAATTAAAGATAGAAAAGCTGATGTAAAAGTTAAAGTAATTGAAATCAAAAATCCAGATGTTGATGCAAAATTAGTTGCACAATTTATTGGAGAGCAAATTACAAACCGTGCATCATTTAGAACTGTACAAAAATTAGCTATTAGAAAAGCTTTAAAAGCTGGAGCTAAGGGAATTAAAACTGCAGTTTCAGGAAGACTTGGAGGAGTTGAAATGGCTCGTACTGAAGGTTACCTTGAAGGTTCAGTACCATTATCAACTTTAAGAAGTGATATTGATTATGCTCTATATGAAGCAAGAACTACATATGGACAAATCGGGGTTAAAGTTTGAATTAACCACGGGGAAATTATAGGAAAACAAAACCAAAACAATTCGAAAGTGATTGAGGATAAAAAACCTCAAAGAACACCAAGGGAGGTTAAATAG
- the rplV gene encoding 50S ribosomal protein L22: MEAKAKLTMIRISPRKVRLVADTIRSKRISEAVAILQNQDKRSSEPVLKLLNSAVANAVNNNGMEADQLFVKTIFVNEGPTLKRFRPRAHGRAYEILKRTSHITIVVSDER, translated from the coding sequence ATGGAAGCAAAAGCAAAATTAACAATGATTAGAATCTCACCAAGAAAAGTTAGACTAGTAGCTGACACTATCAGAAGTAAAAGAATATCAGAAGCTGTAGCAATTCTTCAAAACCAAGACAAAAGATCTTCAGAACCAGTATTAAAATTATTAAACTCAGCTGTAGCAAATGCTGTTAACAACAACGGTATGGAAGCTGATCAATTATTTGTTAAAACAATCTTCGTAAATGAAGGACCAACATTAAAGCGTTTTAGACCAAGAGCTCACGGAAGAGCTTATGAAATTTTGAAAAGAACTAGCCATATTACAATAGTGGTTAGTGACGAAAGATAG
- the rpsS gene encoding 30S ribosomal protein S19, which yields MSRSLKKGPFADDYLIKKVEALGEKKEIIKTWSRRSTIFPSFVGHTFGVYNGKEFITVYVTEDMVGHKLGEFSPTRKFGGHGDDKKKKK from the coding sequence ATGTCAAGATCATTAAAAAAAGGTCCCTTTGCAGATGACTATTTAATTAAAAAAGTTGAAGCATTAGGTGAAAAAAAAGAAATTATTAAAACTTGATCACGTCGTTCAACAATCTTTCCAAGCTTTGTTGGTCACACATTTGGAGTTTACAACGGTAAAGAATTCATCACAGTTTATGTTACAGAAGATATGGTAGGTCACAAATTAGGAGAATTTTCACCAACACGTAAGTTTGGTGGTCATGGTGATGATAAGAAAAAGAAAAAATAA
- the rplB gene encoding 50S ribosomal protein L2 has protein sequence MPIKKYKPTTNGRRNMTSLDYSILTTSKPEGSLVSKLNEKAGRNNHGQITTRHKGGGHKRKYRIIDFKRNKLDIAGKIATIEYDPNRNSFICLVHYIDGEKRYILFAKGMQVGQEVISSEHADIKIGNAAPLKNIPEGTLIHNVELRPGKGGQIARSAGSSVQILGKDEDGKYITLRLGSGEVRKVLAECYATIGEVGNEEYNLVNWGKAGRNRWRGIRPTVRGSVMNPIDHPHGGGEGRAPIGRKAPLTPWGKKALGVKTRDKKKASTKLIVRRRNDNK, from the coding sequence ATGCCAATCAAAAAATATAAGCCTACGACCAATGGTCGTAGAAACATGACTAGCTTAGATTATAGTATCCTTACAACTTCAAAGCCGGAAGGTTCATTAGTTTCAAAACTTAATGAAAAGGCTGGAAGAAATAATCACGGTCAAATAACAACTCGCCATAAAGGTGGAGGACATAAAAGAAAATATCGTATCATTGATTTTAAACGTAATAAATTAGATATTGCTGGAAAAATCGCAACTATTGAATATGATCCAAACAGAAATTCATTTATTTGTTTAGTACATTATATTGATGGTGAAAAAAGATACATCTTATTTGCAAAAGGAATGCAAGTAGGACAAGAAGTTATTTCTAGTGAACATGCAGATATCAAAATTGGTAATGCAGCACCACTAAAAAACATTCCTGAAGGAACATTAATTCACAATGTTGAGTTAAGACCAGGGAAAGGTGGACAAATTGCACGTAGTGCAGGAAGTTCAGTACAAATTTTAGGTAAAGATGAAGATGGAAAATACATCACTTTACGTTTAGGTTCAGGAGAAGTTAGAAAAGTACTTGCCGAATGTTATGCAACAATTGGTGAGGTTGGAAATGAAGAATACAATTTAGTAAACTGAGGAAAAGCTGGAAGAAATCGTTGAAGAGGAATTAGACCAACTGTTCGTGGTTCTGTTATGAACCCAATAGATCACCCTCACGGAGGGGGAGAAGGTCGTGCTCCAATCGGACGTAAAGCTCCATTAACACCATGAGGTAAAAAAGCTCTTGGTGTAAAAACACGTGATAAAAAGAAAGCTTCTACTAAATTAATAGTAAGAAGAAGAAATGATAACAAATAG
- the rplW gene encoding 50S ribosomal protein L23 — protein sequence MHLTQVIKKPLLTEKTYLGQQNGAYTFIVDKKANKTLIKKTFEEIFKVKVKDVRTMNYDGKEKRMGKYVGTKSSFKKAVIVLKDGETLDILSDL from the coding sequence ATGCATTTAACACAAGTTATTAAAAAACCTTTGTTAACTGAAAAGACTTACTTAGGTCAACAAAATGGTGCGTACACATTTATTGTTGATAAAAAAGCTAACAAAACATTAATTAAAAAAACATTCGAAGAAATATTTAAAGTTAAAGTTAAAGACGTAAGAACTATGAACTATGACGGTAAAGAAAAAAGAATGGGTAAATATGTTGGAACAAAATCATCTTTTAAAAAAGCTGTAATAGTGTTAAAAGATGGAGAAACATTAGATATCTTATCAGACTTATAA
- the rplD gene encoding 50S ribosomal protein L4 yields MKAKVLDVKGTSLKEITLNDKVWGVEPHQQAIFDTVVSQQAALRQGTRKTKTRAEVRGGGRKPWRQKGTGRARQGSIRSPQWRGGGVVFGPTPNINYKKAVNKKVRQLAIRSALSIKAKEANLVILDKFAFSKPSTKEMLSVMKNIKIEDQKTLIVTKEHEEIVVKSAGNIPGVKTLDFQKMNIFDLLNATKLVVTEDTVNKIEEVYA; encoded by the coding sequence ATGAAAGCAAAAGTTTTAGATGTTAAGGGAACATCTCTTAAAGAAATTACATTAAACGATAAAGTTTGAGGTGTAGAACCTCATCAACAAGCTATTTTTGATACAGTTGTTTCACAACAAGCTGCATTAAGACAAGGAACAAGAAAAACAAAAACTAGAGCAGAAGTTCGTGGTGGAGGTAGAAAACCTTGAAGACAAAAAGGTACAGGACGTGCCCGTCAAGGATCAATTAGATCTCCACAATGAAGAGGTGGGGGAGTAGTATTTGGTCCTACACCAAACATTAATTATAAAAAAGCAGTTAATAAAAAAGTTAGACAATTAGCAATTAGAAGTGCTTTAAGTATTAAAGCAAAAGAAGCAAACTTAGTAATTTTAGATAAGTTTGCATTCTCAAAACCTTCAACAAAAGAAATGTTAAGCGTAATGAAAAACATTAAAATTGAAGATCAAAAAACATTAATAGTAACTAAAGAACACGAAGAAATCGTTGTTAAATCAGCAGGTAATATTCCGGGAGTTAAAACATTAGACTTCCAAAAAATGAATATCTTTGATTTATTAAATGCAACAAAATTAGTTGTTACTGAAGATACTGTTAATAAAATCGAGGAGGTGTATGCATAA
- the rplC gene encoding 50S ribosomal protein L3, translating to MKGILGRKLEMTQIFSENGKLIPVTVIAVEQNTVLQVKSVEKDGYQALKLGTIDKRANLFNKPDMGQFKKVNSEPKRFVKEIRDMEGYETGAVINAADVFNAGEFVDVTGISKGKGFAGAIKRHNYSRGPMGHGSGYHRGIGSMGAIINRIFKSKKMAGHMGHEQVTIQNLEIVKIDVEKNLVLVKGSVPGPRKGFVVIKQNVKGRKAQEAVSLLSRKTATKAVVEPTPAPVVEETAPAAE from the coding sequence ATGAAAGGAATCTTAGGACGTAAGTTAGAGATGACTCAAATCTTTAGTGAAAACGGTAAATTAATTCCAGTCACTGTTATTGCAGTGGAACAAAACACAGTTTTACAAGTGAAATCAGTTGAAAAAGACGGATACCAAGCACTAAAATTGGGAACAATCGATAAAAGAGCTAACTTATTTAATAAACCAGATATGGGTCAATTTAAAAAAGTTAACTCAGAACCTAAGCGCTTCGTAAAAGAAATCAGAGATATGGAAGGATACGAAACTGGTGCAGTAATTAATGCAGCCGACGTATTCAACGCTGGTGAATTTGTGGACGTTACAGGTATATCAAAAGGTAAAGGATTTGCTGGAGCTATTAAAAGACATAATTACTCAAGAGGACCAATGGGTCACGGATCAGGATATCACAGAGGTATCGGGTCAATGGGAGCAATTATTAACAGAATCTTCAAATCTAAAAAAATGGCAGGTCACATGGGACATGAACAAGTGACAATCCAAAATTTAGAAATAGTAAAAATCGATGTTGAAAAAAATTTAGTTTTAGTTAAAGGATCTGTTCCTGGTCCAAGAAAAGGCTTTGTTGTGATTAAACAAAACGTTAAAGGTAGAAAAGCGCAAGAGGCTGTTTCATTGTTATCAAGAAAAACTGCTACTAAAGCTGTGGTTGAACCAACTCCAGCACCAGTAGTTGAAGAAACAGCTCCTGCAGCTGAATAA
- the rpsJ gene encoding 30S ribosomal protein S10, translated as MAQQKIKIKLKGYDHAIVDQSIAKIIEAAESTGAKVRGPIPLPTEKQIITILRATHKYKDSREQFEMRTHKRILEIVEPTPKTMDSLTRVQLPTGVNIEIKL; from the coding sequence ATGGCTCAACAAAAAATTAAAATTAAATTAAAAGGTTACGACCATGCTATTGTTGATCAATCAATTGCTAAAATTATTGAAGCAGCTGAATCAACTGGAGCTAAAGTTCGTGGACCAATTCCATTACCAACAGAAAAGCAAATTATAACAATATTAAGAGCTACTCATAAATATAAAGATAGTAGAGAGCAGTTCGAAATGAGAACACATAAAAGAATACTTGAGATAGTTGAACCAACACCAAAAACAATGGATTCATTAACAAGAGTTCAATTGCCAACTGGTGTTAACATCGAAATTAAATTATAG
- a CDS encoding ABC transporter permease: MLLFKNGLRKLLKDYVQFGIYLVLITIAVIFTSTFGIVSSNLISTNNNINRNFEKFDYSFRYTSSAYKSNDTQTFTPWFSFNTQLVEDTKGNFFPTLRFGENDLGENEILKKYEFIDGCANNQKQCYESSIFQDKNKNYINFHFGDVESNFDSNSIDKKYLPTESQAISNFSVEQKIEIVRKAEFGDLYKFNKDAKSFETSLIGKLYKKHNYFEDKQLTPEAKKTALNIFQYMFYLNNSVITDIIKKDIIDIYENTEKKKEEIEKVINKGIGFIDDNGNYKFSSSEPKLNGENDIQENKLFKERASFYIKKFDSRTLFKTNFNINGYQILSNNITHRDWFTNYFSLLGDLSNFKVRSTNEAVKWDSSGKKFRYISAFYNTIKKDSDAYNVHFYNEDIFNLYKRTYREDSFTSNSFIVSNGYAKYNKMDLGKSYDINLKNNKGSYVMDGIGVDSLNVYPTIYEEDLLTNQENEAIFYISNSAFEQEFNKEAGEDSYQDVSRSYLTYKKTDKKNIEADMRMFQTYFADNVLNLGQVVENIEKQDYSENLARANIESYKDTKLINMRSSLFPGVVKGFYLLAIIFCIIFASALAFVVYNIFKKVLVSQRSQIGNLKSLGVSNSKIIFNYILYMTFPILILVPIGWFISLFLQGSLMGIFERYFNIPSKFSIDWKLLLVELSAFLGIVSSMVFFTSYFTVKQSPLILLSPSKSHKPNMFLSRSFSKIKGISFTSKLRLVILSSAIKDLVVFFSILLFSSSVITLASVAPNTMKNMSKEFYKNIKYNNDFSYSNVIVNNPLTRYSFYQMDEDNKAKSNLEASLFNTSIKKGENDYKTLFEVDYWKNGNEGSFKQHFESILFNNLITFKGGVLSTGVMDELVKVESQIIKENKIVRNRFNNVSCQIIPTLFGQGAISEVNDYNECIKSVSNNILPSTIKELWDKDNQEFKNFSFNFSAVSVDKELDQMYTRVDSIINNKKQDKYTVYGIDLEQKASKNLLIKNQEKIKYNNSLDYIPVLINKKGELEGLKIGSEFNLQTSESLLATVDDDNLAYELKSDQWSYKKSDQWSYKEKDLFTMDLDKFTYSNKEDFYFKKDNKYEQYYNMADIELSLQKKSLNKDLFKEVNEEYQEYSNKELIYRDAGDSYIVKPFDIYKYESGEPIEIGIETLLGGTNNWLNIALKKGLLVNKLVDSNPRKAKVVGVEELYDGNKLYMDQLYANQLMGVTTGFDSRKEFENGTSINIWSNAKMSSNIQNADQMQRILLAPFNANNSTEGFAKYMDQSIGYTDYIQMKKMAMSNLITSVISISVIFVSLSLITAIIIIYLITEMFIGRYKRFMSYMRIQGYSMKEINSIIMWIFLPVAAIGVAFGITIVWLLISYLFPQILLSLDIAVPMIMGWTIMPVVFFVGLSIFLLGYTVIMLSIKRVKLASLIGNE, from the coding sequence ATGCTTTTATTTAAAAATGGTTTAAGGAAATTATTAAAAGATTATGTCCAATTTGGGATATATTTGGTACTTATTACAATAGCTGTTATATTTACTTCTACTTTTGGTATTGTTTCTTCAAATTTAATTAGTACAAATAATAATATAAATAGAAATTTTGAAAAGTTTGATTACTCATTTAGATACACATCTAGTGCTTATAAATCTAATGATACTCAAACATTTACTCCATGATTTTCATTTAATACGCAATTAGTTGAAGACACTAAAGGTAATTTTTTCCCAACACTTCGTTTTGGTGAAAATGATCTTGGTGAAAATGAGATATTAAAAAAATATGAATTTATTGATGGTTGTGCAAATAATCAAAAGCAATGTTATGAGTCTTCTATCTTTCAAGATAAAAATAAAAATTACATAAATTTTCATTTTGGTGATGTAGAATCAAATTTTGATAGTAATAGTATTGATAAAAAATATTTACCTACTGAAAGTCAAGCTATATCTAATTTTTCAGTTGAACAAAAAATAGAAATAGTTAGAAAAGCTGAGTTTGGGGATTTATATAAATTTAATAAAGATGCAAAAAGTTTTGAAACTTCACTAATTGGAAAATTGTATAAAAAACATAATTATTTTGAAGATAAACAATTAACACCAGAAGCAAAAAAAACTGCATTGAATATTTTTCAGTATATGTTTTATTTAAATAATTCTGTTATAACTGATATTATAAAAAAAGATATTATTGATATTTATGAAAATACAGAAAAGAAAAAAGAAGAAATTGAAAAAGTCATTAATAAAGGAATCGGATTTATTGATGATAATGGGAATTATAAATTTTCTTCAAGTGAACCAAAATTAAATGGAGAAAATGATATTCAAGAGAATAAGCTTTTTAAAGAAAGAGCAAGCTTCTATATTAAAAAATTTGATTCAAGAACTTTATTTAAAACTAATTTTAATATAAATGGATATCAAATTTTAAGTAATAACATTACACATAGAGATTGATTTACAAATTATTTTAGTTTATTAGGAGACTTATCAAATTTTAAGGTGAGGTCAACTAATGAAGCTGTAAAATGAGATTCTAGTGGAAAAAAATTTAGATATATTTCAGCGTTTTATAATACTATAAAAAAAGATAGTGATGCCTATAATGTTCATTTTTATAATGAAGATATATTTAATTTATACAAAAGAACTTATAGAGAAGATAGTTTTACTTCAAATTCTTTTATAGTTTCAAATGGTTATGCCAAATATAACAAAATGGATTTAGGAAAAAGTTATGATATAAATCTTAAAAACAATAAAGGGTCATATGTAATGGATGGAATTGGTGTAGATTCACTTAATGTTTACCCAACAATATATGAAGAGGATTTATTAACAAATCAAGAAAATGAAGCAATTTTTTATATAAGTAATTCTGCTTTTGAACAAGAATTCAACAAAGAAGCAGGAGAAGATAGTTATCAAGATGTTAGTCGATCTTATTTAACTTACAAAAAAACTGATAAGAAAAATATTGAAGCTGATATGAGAATGTTTCAAACTTACTTTGCAGATAACGTCTTAAATTTAGGTCAAGTTGTTGAAAATATTGAAAAGCAAGATTATTCAGAAAATTTAGCAAGAGCAAATATTGAATCTTATAAAGATACAAAATTAATAAATATGAGAAGTAGTTTATTTCCGGGAGTTGTTAAAGGATTTTATTTATTAGCTATCATATTTTGTATAATATTTGCAAGTGCTTTAGCTTTTGTTGTATATAACATCTTTAAAAAAGTTTTGGTTTCTCAAAGAAGTCAAATAGGAAATTTAAAGTCTCTTGGAGTTTCAAATTCAAAAATTATATTTAACTATATTCTATATATGACTTTTCCTATATTAATACTTGTTCCAATAGGTTGATTTATTAGTTTATTTTTACAAGGCTCTCTAATGGGTATTTTTGAAAGATATTTTAATATTCCTTCAAAGTTTTCAATTGATTGAAAATTATTATTAGTGGAATTATCTGCCTTTTTAGGAATTGTAAGTTCAATGGTATTTTTTACAAGTTACTTTACTGTAAAACAATCACCTTTAATTTTATTATCTCCAAGTAAAAGTCATAAACCTAATATGTTTTTATCAAGAAGTTTTTCAAAAATAAAAGGTATAAGTTTTACTTCAAAGTTAAGACTTGTAATATTGTCAAGTGCAATAAAGGATTTAGTAGTTTTCTTTTCAATATTATTATTTTCAAGTTCGGTAATAACATTAGCATCAGTTGCACCAAATACAATGAAAAACATGTCAAAGGAATTTTATAAAAATATTAAATATAATAATGATTTTAGTTATTCAAATGTCATTGTAAATAATCCTTTAACAAGATATTCATTCTATCAAATGGATGAAGATAATAAAGCTAAAAGCAATTTAGAAGCTTCTTTATTTAATACATCAATAAAAAAAGGAGAAAATGACTACAAAACACTTTTTGAAGTAGATTATTGAAAAAATGGTAATGAAGGATCCTTTAAACAACACTTTGAAAGTATATTATTTAATAATTTAATAACTTTTAAAGGTGGAGTTTTATCAACAGGAGTAATGGATGAATTAGTAAAAGTAGAATCACAGATTATCAAGGAGAATAAAATAGTAAGGAATAGATTTAACAATGTTTCTTGTCAAATTATTCCAACACTATTTGGTCAAGGGGCTATTAGTGAAGTAAATGATTATAATGAATGTATAAAAAGTGTTTCAAACAATATTCTTCCTTCAACTATAAAAGAACTTTGAGATAAAGATAATCAAGAGTTTAAAAACTTCTCATTTAATTTCTCAGCTGTTTCAGTTGATAAAGAATTAGATCAAATGTATACAAGAGTTGATTCAATTATCAATAATAAAAAACAAGATAAATATACAGTTTATGGAATTGATTTAGAACAAAAAGCATCAAAAAATTTATTAATAAAAAATCAAGAAAAAATTAAATACAATAATTCTCTAGACTATATTCCAGTATTAATAAATAAAAAGGGAGAGTTAGAGGGATTAAAAATTGGCAGTGAATTTAATTTACAAACTTCTGAAAGTTTATTAGCAACTGTTGATGATGATAATTTAGCATATGAATTGAAATCTGATCAATGAAGTTATAAGAAATCTGATCAATGAAGTTATAAAGAAAAAGATTTATTTACAATGGATTTAGATAAATTCACTTATTCAAATAAAGAGGATTTTTACTTTAAAAAAGATAATAAATATGAACAATATTATAATATGGCAGATATTGAGCTATCTCTACAAAAAAAATCATTAAATAAGGATTTATTTAAGGAAGTAAATGAAGAATATCAAGAATATTCTAATAAAGAATTAATTTATAGAGATGCGGGAGATAGCTATATTGTTAAACCTTTTGATATCTACAAATATGAAAGTGGAGAGCCAATTGAAATTGGAATAGAAACATTATTAGGTGGTACAAATAACTGATTAAATATTGCATTAAAGAAAGGTCTATTAGTCAATAAATTAGTTGATTCAAATCCAAGAAAAGCAAAAGTTGTTGGAGTTGAGGAATTATACGATGGAAATAAATTATATATGGACCAGTTATATGCAAATCAGTTAATGGGAGTTACAACAGGTTTTGATAGTAGAAAAGAGTTTGAAAATGGAACTTCTATTAATATCTGAAGTAATGCTAAAATGAGTTCAAATATCCAAAATGCAGATCAAATGCAAAGAATTTTATTAGCACCATTTAATGCAAATAATTCAACTGAAGGTTTTGCAAAATATATGGACCAATCTATTGGTTATACTGACTATATTCAAATGAAGAAAATGGCTATGAGTAACTTGATAACATCAGTAATATCTATTTCCGTTATCTTTGTTTCGCTATCATTAATTACAGCAATTATTATAATTTACTTAATTACTGAAATGTTTATAGGAAGATATAAGCGATTTATGAGTTATATGAGAATTCAAGGTTATTCAATGAAAGAAATTAATTCAATTATCATGTGAATATTCTTACCTGTAGCTGCAATTGGAGTAGCCTTTGGAATAACAATTGTTTGACTCTTAATAAGTTATTTATTCCCTCAAATATTGCTTTCTCTTGATATAGCAGTACCTATGATAATGGGATGAACTATTATGCCTGTGGTATTCTTTGTAGGGTTATCAATTTTCCTATTAGGATATACAGTAATAATGTTATCTATTAAAAGAGTTAAATTAGCTTCATTGATAGGAAATGAATAA